In one Halichondria panicea chromosome 4, odHalPani1.1, whole genome shotgun sequence genomic region, the following are encoded:
- the LOC135334964 gene encoding uncharacterized protein LOC135334964 has protein sequence MKLRIGILCFIVIASYSCFAEEIRVAPDHNATNGSTCVSLTDCAKQNHTSHTKFILLPGNHILETNFYIFGLDNISFSGENVTIDCGYQFGLTFENIYGLRIEGLSFVSCGNSVNPGLLVSHVQYGTFSDIVIMSSTSTAVNIRDSTDIEFSNLLVTNNEISHMNNSVIMLLQNSQVNFTETTTFSDNLLGNVSPPNNVTPICLTPSYERTMSAVLLAGRCNISIDGYFMVFNNTSPTAIIRINEAESFQIIGISDFKQNSVGIYGVLSLFNSKAIIAGSSNFSLNTATSNNIMEFKTVAGIHISCSILNVTEHIEFNSNTAGVSSCNAINSIVRMSEHVLCQNNSPPTNLPSQPTNLPSQLTDCVRRTLFNLEAENCGTLMTDLNAVFKLHTSIFYIKNSEFIRNKNSFVLEAIASDMFFSEENRFDGNSRVISARSSRLKFVDNLDVSNNNADGTSTYSAIHLDQCQLLLYANFTFKGNTRPYADGGVIFAQASSSIIVRGNGTFEGNSARLGGVCYLQDDSFITLLPYAHVSFVRNFAEKHGGVMYISKFNLFCGYNTFSLQLPCFLQFVDEASNQITFSGNFVRNNGTGSLLYSDVQADVLENVQLYNYTYINMTAPNNTVPLLDSEFYRLYFCENEMRNYSKRKISRTHKRGEKVKLMMAAFAFDGNISSGTAKREVRGLLDDPSIITSHYISMLSQMVTDNCSEVTFQVFSPHPFEEIAITANGYCRSTDDIYCLSLNLTFADCDNGFEPASNPCKCDNRLLTYTTSCDVDTGKINKSPLKNPWIGAHYQNSSNPNSTYLGLILYPYCPPDYCQNPDGIETVAVSLKNPDAQCRENHGGLLCGACKGNTSLKLHSMKCADCSDNYAFVVIIAMFVLGILFIAFLSLVQFTVSSGTVHGILFYANILSAKNTRFGVHNEDDIIKFLDIFIGWVNLDFGMNICFYDGLNQLQYISWQFVFPLYLCAIVLVISIICHYSIKASKFFAKIHDPVAVFETVILFSYSKFIRNIIDIVTPAHLEYPSNNTSTVWLRDGTVPFGTGGHTVLVIIAVILGLIMILGTTVTFLSQWLYKSETISKLFSRYYITASVNTYHTAFKPESRYWVSLCNMLRWVLMLTFALDEGFHFSLLAICTVCTLLLSIISVSGGIYNSRWLDLLEVSFIVNLLLYYVGVYHVKVAKLEMWDYYSFFVLHNLSTGSAFLIFVLVICMLIYKRLYKVCIDKNLELLKKRFKKPNKQVNISETLENDLEISQVNAVELRQHTSRTYRLMRFSKLRETLLEESV, from the coding sequence ATGAAGCTAAGAATTGGAATACTCTGTTTTATTGTGATTGCTAGCTACTCTTGTTTTGCTGAGGAGATTCGTGTTGCACCAGATCACAATGCTACCAACGGTTCAACTTGTGTCTCCCTGACAGACTGTGCAAAGCAGaaccacacctctcacaccAAGTTCATTTTACTACCAGGGAACCACATTTTGGAGACAAATTTCTATATTTTCGGCCTTGATAACATCTCGTTTAGTGGTGAGAATGTAACGATAGACTGTGGCTATCAATTTGGACTTACATTTGAGAATATTTATGGATTGAGAATTGAAGGCCTTTCGTTTGTTTCTTGTGGCAATTCAGTTAATCCTGGGCTGCTAGTCAGTCATGTGCAGTATGGAACATTCAGTGACATTGTTATCATGAGCAGTACATCCACTGCAGTGAACATAAGAGATAGCACGGACATTGAATTTTCAAACTTGTTAGTGACAAACAACGAGATTTCGCACATGAACAACTCAGTAATTATGTTGCTTCAAAATTCTCAAGTGAATTTCACAGAGACCACCACTTTTTCAGACAATCTCTTGGGAAATGTTTCTCCTCCAAACAATGTAACTCCGATTTGCCTTACACCCTCATATGAACGAACAATGTCAGCTGTCTTACTGGCAGGGAGGTGTAATATTTCTATAGACGGATATTTTATGGTATTCAACAATACTAGCCCTACGGCTATCATAAGAATCAATGAAGCGGAGTCATTTCAAATTATTGGAATCAGTGACTTTAAACAGAATAGCGTGGGTATTTATGGAGTGTTGTCTTTGTTTAACTCAAAAGCAATAATTGCCGGGTCGAGTAATTTTTCTTTGAACACTGCCACCTCAAATAATATCATGGAATTTAAAACTGTGGCCGGTATACACATCTCCTGTAGTATTTTGAATGTCACTGAGCACATCGAATTCAATAGCAATACTGCTGGTGTGTCTTCCTGTAACGCTATCAACTCAATTGTCCGGATGAGTGAACACGTTTTGTGCCAAAATAACAGTCCACCGACAAATCTGCCATCTCAACCAACAAATCTGCCATCTCAACTAACAGATTGTGTGAGAAGAACCCTTTTCAATTTGGAAGCTGAAAACTGTGGCACATTGATGACAGATCTCAATGCTGTATTTAAATTGCACACTAGTATTTTCTATATAAAAAATTCTGAGTTTATCAGAAACAAGAACAGCTTTGTCTTAGAAGCTATTGCTAGCGACATGTTTTTTTCTGAGGAAAACAGATTTGATGGCAATTCTCGTGTGATTAGTGCACGCTCCTCGAGATTAAAATTTGTGGACAATTTGGATGTCTCAAATAACAATGCTGATGGAACCTCAACATACAGTGCTATCCACTTAGATCAGTGTCAACTGCTCCTTTACGCCAACTTTACGTTCAAAGGAAACACCAGACCATACGCAGATGGAGGAGTTATATTTGCTCAAGCAAGTAGTAGTATTATTGTCAGAGGCAATGGAACTTTTGAGGGAAATTCAGCTAGACTCGGTGGAGTGTGCTATCTTCAAGATGATTCTTTCATAACTTTACTACCATACGCACATGTCTCTTTTGTTCGGAATTTTGCTGAGAAACATGGCGGTGTAATGTACATATCCAAATTCAACTTATTTTGTGGCTACAATACATTTTCATTACAGCTACCTTGTTTTCTTCAATTCGTCGATGAAGCAAGCAATCAGATAACATTTTCAGGAAACTTTGTTCGTAATAATGGTACCGGGAGTTTGCTTTACAGTGATGTGCAAGCTGATGTACTTGAAAATGTCCAATTATACAActatacatatataaataTGACTGCCCCCAACAACACAGTTCCATTGCTAGACTCAGAGTTTTATCGACTGTACTTTTGCGAAAATGAGATGCGTAACTATAGCAAAAGAAAAATCAGTAGAACACATAAAAGAGGAGAAAAGGTTAAACTTATGATGGCTGCTTTTGCTTTTGATGGGAACATTAGTAGTGGAACGGCCAAACGTGAGGTTAGGGGCCTTTTAGATGATCCCAGTATCATCACAAGTCATTACATTTCTATGTTGTCTCAAATGGTTACTGATAATTGTTCTGAGGTAACTTTTCAGGTATTCTCACCTCATCCGTTTGAGGAAATAGCAATCACTGCAAATGGTTACTGCAGATCTACCGATGATATTTATTGCCTATCATTAAATCTCACATTTGCAGATTGCGACAATGGATTCGAACCAGCAAGTAATCCTTGCAAATGCGACAATAGACTTTTGACCTACACCACTTCCTGCGACGTTGACACTGGTAAAATAAACAAGTCTCCCCTAAAAAATCCCTGGATTGGAGCCCACTATCAAAACTCGTCTAATCCGAACTCCACCTATCTAGGTCTGATTCTCTATCCTTACTGTCCACCTGACTACTGTCAAAATCCAGATGGGATTGAAACAGTGGCTGTAAGCTTGAAAAATCCAGATGCACAATGTAGGGAAAATCATGGAGGTCTACTTTGTGGAGCATGCAAAGGCAATACAAGTCTAAAATTGCACTCTATGAAATGTGCTGACTGTAGCGACAACTATGCATTTGTTGTCATAATCGCAATGTTTGTTCTGGGTATTCTCTTTATTGCTTTCCTTTCTCTTGTTCAGTTCACAGTCTCAAGTGGCACAGTACACGGAATTTTATTCTATGCTAACATACTAAGTGCTAAAAACACTCGGTTTGGAGTTCACAATGAAGACGACATCATCAAGTTCCTTGACATATTTATCGGCTGGGTTAATTTGGATTTTGGGATGAATATTTGTTTCTACGATGGCCTAAATCAACTTCAATACATCTCCTGGCAGTTTGTGTTCCCTCTATACTTGTGTGCTATTGTCCTGGTCATTAGTATCATTTGTCATTACTCAATCAAGGCTTCGAAATTCTTTGCTAAAATACATGATCCTGTAGCAGTGTTCGAGACTGTCATATTGTTCTCGTACAGCAAGTTTATTCGAAATATTATCGATATCGTAACCCCTGCTCACTTGGAGTATCCATCTAACAATACTAGCACTGTATGGTTACGAGACGGGACTGTACCATTTGGAACAGGTGGTCATACTGTCTTGGTGATTATAGCAGTTATTCTTGGCTTGATTATGATATTGGGTACAACTGTGACCTTTCTCTCTCAGTGGCTTTACAAAAGTGAGACCATCTCAAAGTTATTCAGTCGGTACTATATCACAGCCTCCGTTAATACCTACCATACTGCTTTCAAGCCTGAGAGTCGATATTGGGTCAGCCTCTGTAACATGCTCAGATGGGTGCTCATGCTCACATTTGCTTTAGATGAGGGCTTTCATTTCAGTCTTTTGGCTATATGCACAGTATGCACTCTACTACTGAGCATTATAAGTGTGTCGGGTGGAATCTACAATAGCCGATGGTTGGATTTACTGGAAGTGTCATTCATTGTCAATTTACTTCTATATTATGTCGGTGTCTATCATGTAAAAGTGGCAAAGTTGGAAATGTGGGATTACTACTCTTTTTTTGTGTTGCATAACTTGTCAACTGGATCAGCATTTCTGATATTTGTGCTAGTCATTTGTATGCTAATATATAAAAGACTCTACAAGGTGTGTATTGATAAGAATTTGGAACTACTAAAGAAGAGATTCAAAAAACCAAACAAGCAAGTCAATATTTCAGAGACTTTGGAAAATGACTTGGAGATTTCTCAAGTTAATGCAGTTGAATTGAGGCAACACACAAGTCGAACATATCGCTTGATGCGGTTTTCTAAGCTCAGAGAGACACTGCTCGAAGAATCAGTGTGA